One region of Ferrovum sp. JA12 genomic DNA includes:
- a CDS encoding ParA family protein, with translation MHVLAITNQKGGVGKTTTAVNVCAALVKLGQRVLLVDLDPQGNATTGSGLDKSNLKHSIYDVLLDPELAHGQVFSRSAAGYDVLPANRNLAGAEVELVAGERREFRLKDALNICRDQYDMVLIDCPPTLNLLTINGLTAATKVIIPMQCEYYALEGLSDLVQTVRRVRGHLNPDLEIEGIVRTLLDPRNALAQQVSEQLHKHFGGKVYTTAIPRNVRLAEAPSHGLTAIDYDRSSKGAKAYLALTNEILSRLTSMNHQ, from the coding sequence ATGCATGTTTTAGCCATTACTAATCAAAAGGGTGGCGTTGGTAAAACCACCACTGCTGTAAATGTCTGCGCTGCTTTAGTTAAGTTAGGGCAAAGGGTACTGCTGGTGGATTTAGACCCACAAGGCAACGCAACCACGGGTAGTGGTCTTGATAAAAGCAATTTAAAACACAGTATTTATGATGTGCTGCTAGACCCTGAGCTTGCTCACGGACAGGTATTTTCCCGCTCAGCGGCGGGTTACGACGTTCTTCCTGCAAACCGAAATTTAGCGGGTGCGGAGGTTGAGCTGGTGGCTGGGGAAAGAAGAGAGTTTAGGTTAAAAGATGCCTTAAATATTTGTCGCGACCAATATGATATGGTTTTGATAGATTGCCCACCAACACTAAATTTATTGACCATTAATGGCTTAACGGCGGCCACCAAAGTGATTATTCCCATGCAATGTGAATATTATGCGTTGGAGGGACTGTCGGATTTAGTCCAAACCGTTCGACGAGTTCGGGGTCATTTAAACCCAGATTTAGAGATAGAGGGCATTGTAAGAACACTGCTTGATCCAAGGAATGCATTAGCACAGCAAGTTTCCGAGCAACTACACAAACATTTTGGTGGGAAGGTTTATACAACAGCCATTCCAAGAAATGTTCGCTTAGCTGAGGCCCCCAGTCATGGCTTAACCGCTATTGATTATGATCGCTCGTCGAAGGGCGCTAAGGCATATCTAGCGCTAACTAACGAGATTTTAAGTCGATTAACTTCGATGAATCATCAATAA